Proteins from a single region of Flavobacteriales bacterium:
- a CDS encoding transposase has translation KTTQSLKVLSDNGPCYIAKDLAEFFQDREIKHVRGRVRHPQTQGKIERWHQSMKNVIKLDNYYSPDELRQALAEFIRYYNNRRYHESLENLTPADVFFGRDKQILARRKQTKERTMKQRRKFHRQQMLNL, from the coding sequence CAAAACCACACAGTCTCTCAAAGTGCTCAGCGATAATGGCCCGTGCTACATTGCCAAAGACCTGGCTGAGTTCTTCCAGGACAGGGAGATCAAGCACGTACGCGGAAGAGTCCGTCATCCGCAGACCCAGGGAAAGATCGAACGCTGGCATCAGTCCATGAAGAACGTGATCAAGCTGGACAACTATTATTCACCCGATGAATTGCGCCAGGCGCTGGCTGAATTTATCCGATACTACAACAACCGCAGGTACCATGAATCACTGGAAAATCTCACGCCTGCCGACGTATTTTTCGGCAGGGATAAACAGATCCTGGCCAGACGAAAACAAACCAAAGAAAGAACCATGAAACAAAGAAGAAAATTCCACCGTCAACAAATGTTAAATCTATGA